The following proteins are co-located in the Desulfonatronum thiodismutans genome:
- the rplT gene encoding 50S ribosomal protein L20 produces MRVKRGLAAHRRHKKYLDMAKGYRGARSRLYRTARVTVERALAYAYRDRKVRKREFRALWIMRINAAARVHGLSYSKFMHGLSQAGIELNRKVLADLAVREKEHFGKLAEMAKAKLA; encoded by the coding sequence ATGCGTGTAAAACGCGGCTTGGCGGCCCACCGCCGGCACAAAAAATATCTGGATATGGCCAAGGGCTATCGCGGCGCCCGCAGCAGACTGTACCGCACCGCTCGCGTCACGGTGGAGCGCGCCCTGGCGTACGCCTATCGCGACCGCAAGGTTCGCAAGCGCGAATTTCGCGCCCTGTGGATCATGCGCATCAACGCCGCGGCCCGGGTCCACGGTCTGTCCTACAGTAAATTCATGCACGGCCTGTCCCAGGCAGGCATCGAACTGAACCGCAAGGTTCTGGCCGATCTGGCTGTTCGGGAAAAGGAACACTTCGGCAAGCTGGCCGAAATGGCCAAAGCCAAACTGGCCTGA
- a CDS encoding pyridoxamine 5'-phosphate oxidase family protein: MHEVIRALIQGQQSCVLATSQDNQPHTSLMGFAPSEDFTTFFMATYRNTNKFANLKANPKVSLLLDDRGAHPEQDRGKTKALTVHGRAEALEDPEQCRAVADILRRRLPHLHDFLDGPDIAFIAVQAVDFLLLQGPIEAIFETAG; encoded by the coding sequence ATGCACGAAGTCATCCGCGCTCTGATTCAAGGTCAGCAAAGCTGTGTTCTCGCCACATCTCAGGACAACCAGCCGCACACGTCCCTGATGGGCTTCGCCCCTTCCGAGGATTTCACAACCTTTTTCATGGCCACCTACCGCAACACCAACAAGTTCGCAAACCTCAAGGCCAATCCGAAGGTCAGCCTGCTCCTGGACGATCGCGGTGCGCATCCCGAACAGGACCGCGGAAAAACCAAAGCCCTGACCGTACACGGACGGGCCGAAGCCCTCGAAGATCCGGAACAATGCCGTGCCGTCGCGGACATCCTCCGTCGACGCTTGCCACACCTGCATGACTTTCTGGACGGCCCGGACATCGCCTTCATCGCCGTCCAGGCCGTTGATTTCCTGCTCCTACAAGGCCCCATCGAGGCGATCTTCGAAACCGCCGGGTAG
- a CDS encoding formate dehydrogenase accessory protein FdhE encodes MTDLAKEEQRFSRKIGALRAKGNFPAAMLTLLETVGGRQFQAMVEQASRGDASSGLPELTAPERHVQGASLLPRASFPLDLEPARALLATILEDVRAAGSELEIGADRVMEALETEELTVERLFQAYLDEDQDFFAVWAGKTPTTPKLLFFLAQSALTPFIKSLARRIVEARPLNGVWEHGHCPVCGSLPYLSSLETREGLRKMHCSFCQTAYRVARIGCVYCGERDPQKLHYFDVEDLPGFRVDLCDQCRMYVKTADFRQLDRISVPVLDDLESLAMDVLAQARGHVRPTLSAFGF; translated from the coding sequence ATGACCGACTTGGCGAAGGAAGAACAACGTTTTTCACGAAAGATTGGCGCGTTACGCGCGAAAGGCAATTTTCCGGCGGCCATGCTGACCCTTTTGGAAACAGTGGGGGGGAGACAATTCCAGGCCATGGTTGAGCAGGCGTCCAGAGGCGACGCTTCGTCCGGATTGCCCGAGTTGACGGCTCCTGAACGGCATGTTCAGGGCGCCAGCTTGTTGCCGCGGGCCTCCTTTCCCCTGGATCTGGAACCGGCTCGCGCACTGTTGGCGACCATCCTGGAAGATGTCCGGGCCGCGGGGTCGGAGCTGGAGATCGGCGCTGACCGGGTGATGGAAGCCCTGGAGACCGAGGAACTCACCGTCGAGCGACTGTTTCAGGCGTATCTGGATGAAGACCAGGATTTTTTCGCCGTCTGGGCCGGGAAAACTCCGACCACGCCGAAGTTGTTGTTCTTTCTTGCGCAAAGCGCACTGACGCCGTTCATCAAAAGCTTGGCTCGCCGGATCGTCGAGGCGCGTCCGCTGAACGGTGTTTGGGAGCACGGCCACTGTCCGGTCTGTGGGAGCCTGCCGTATCTTTCCAGCCTGGAAACTCGCGAAGGGCTGCGGAAGATGCACTGTTCCTTCTGTCAAACCGCGTATCGCGTCGCGAGGATCGGATGCGTGTACTGCGGTGAGCGGGATCCGCAAAAGTTGCACTATTTCGATGTGGAGGACCTGCCCGGATTCCGGGTCGATCTTTGCGATCAGTGCCGGATGTACGTCAAAACCGCCGACTTTCGACAACTGGACAGAATCTCCGTTCCGGTGCTGGACGACCTGGAATCCTTGGCCATGGACGTACTGGCCCAGGCCAGGGGGCATGTCCGGCCGACCTTGTCGGCATTCGGTTTCTAG
- the mobA gene encoding molybdenum cofactor guanylyltransferase: MNQGGSPAGVVLAGGKSSRLGHDKARIVFSGVSLLSRSVDLLKRHCDTVHVVGRLSDDHGLNVPSFLDAVPGRGPGGGIATALSRLGRPCLVLSCDLPLMDDRTLRRLKAGWREKPDTALMTTFQQEDTGYIEALVAMYEPEALPLLERAFDQGLYQLNRILTESMRHHIPYPRSEATPFFNVNHPADLSMLRYLEATTNGSWRKGAV; this comes from the coding sequence ATGAATCAGGGAGGGTCGCCGGCCGGAGTCGTGCTGGCCGGCGGCAAGAGCAGTCGGCTGGGCCATGACAAGGCGCGGATCGTTTTTTCCGGGGTCAGTTTGCTGTCCCGATCCGTAGATCTGCTCAAGCGCCACTGCGACACGGTGCATGTTGTCGGAAGGCTGTCGGATGACCATGGGCTTAACGTACCGAGTTTTCTCGACGCCGTCCCGGGGCGCGGTCCGGGAGGAGGAATTGCCACTGCCTTGAGTCGTCTTGGTCGACCATGTTTGGTGCTGTCCTGCGATCTGCCCCTGATGGATGACCGGACGTTGCGTCGCCTTAAAGCCGGATGGCGGGAAAAGCCGGACACGGCCCTGATGACGACTTTCCAGCAGGAAGACACCGGATACATCGAGGCTCTGGTTGCGATGTATGAACCCGAGGCCCTGCCTCTGCTGGAGCGAGCGTTTGACCAGGGGCTGTATCAACTCAACCGGATTCTGACCGAGTCCATGAGGCATCATATCCCCTATCCGCGGTCCGAAGCGACGCCGTTTTTCAACGTCAATCACCCGGCTGATCTTTCCATGTTGCGCTATCTGGAGGCGACAACGAACGGTTCTTGGAGAAAGGGGGCCGTTTAA
- the thrS gene encoding threonine--tRNA ligase, whose product MHIKIGDQQLEIVENENCGQILSLALSKKKLKTAVGCRSASGLLDVHTPVDPAQCTNLEAVDMSSPEGLAMIRHSAAHIMAEAVQRLFPTAKVTIGPDIENGFYYDFDFERPFTPQDLEAIEAEMAKSIAQDQPFKRRSISKQDARNLFESMGETYKLEILDALEDGTVSLYEHGGFTDLCRGPHVPSTGFVKAVKLTSVAGAYWRGDESKPMLQRIYGTAFASEKDLQKHLHRLEEAKKRDHRKLGVQLDLFSFCEEAGPGMPIFHPKGAMLRFLLEHFERREHLRRGYQLVQGPQMLRRELWERSGHYDNYRENMYFTEIDEQAYGVKPMNCLAHMLIYKSQVRSYRDLPLRFFELGTVQRHEKSGVLHGLLRVRQFTQDDAHILCRPDQLQDEIIAILHLIQDVMGLFGFEYEVALSTRPEKSIGSDADWERATAALTNALETLGLEYAVNPGDGAFYGPKIDIKLKDALDRRWQCSTIQCDFTLPERFDLYYTGQDGNRHRPVMLHRVILGALERFLGILVEHYAGAFPVWLAPVQARILTVTDAQNPWAEECVRRLQAEGFRVETDLRNEKLGYKVREAQMQKIPFMLVIGEREAQSQAVNVRTRTGENRGEQSLGQFAAMIRDESSEPFKRGGMPYYLG is encoded by the coding sequence GTGCATATCAAAATAGGCGACCAGCAGCTGGAAATCGTCGAAAATGAGAACTGCGGTCAAATTTTGTCCCTCGCGTTGAGCAAAAAAAAGTTGAAGACCGCTGTAGGGTGCCGTAGCGCCTCGGGTCTGCTCGACGTCCACACTCCCGTCGATCCCGCCCAATGCACCAATCTTGAAGCCGTGGACATGTCCAGCCCGGAAGGCTTGGCCATGATCCGTCACAGCGCCGCCCACATCATGGCCGAGGCTGTCCAGCGCCTGTTTCCCACGGCCAAGGTGACCATCGGCCCGGACATCGAGAACGGATTCTACTACGACTTCGACTTCGAACGTCCCTTCACCCCTCAGGATCTGGAAGCCATCGAAGCCGAAATGGCCAAGAGCATCGCCCAGGACCAGCCCTTCAAACGTCGAAGCATCTCCAAACAAGACGCCCGAAATCTTTTCGAAAGCATGGGCGAGACCTATAAACTGGAGATTTTGGACGCCCTGGAAGACGGCACGGTTTCCCTGTATGAACACGGCGGTTTCACGGACCTTTGCCGGGGCCCGCACGTGCCGTCCACTGGATTCGTCAAAGCGGTCAAGCTGACCTCCGTGGCCGGGGCCTACTGGCGCGGCGACGAATCCAAGCCCATGCTTCAGCGGATCTACGGAACGGCCTTTGCCTCGGAAAAGGACCTTCAAAAACACCTGCATCGCCTGGAAGAGGCCAAGAAACGCGACCACCGCAAGCTGGGCGTTCAATTGGACCTGTTCAGCTTTTGCGAGGAAGCCGGCCCGGGCATGCCCATTTTTCATCCTAAAGGAGCGATGCTGCGCTTCCTTTTGGAACATTTCGAACGCCGGGAACACCTGCGCCGGGGCTACCAGCTGGTCCAGGGTCCGCAGATGCTGCGCCGCGAACTCTGGGAACGTTCCGGCCACTACGACAATTACCGGGAGAATATGTATTTCACGGAGATCGACGAACAGGCCTACGGCGTCAAACCCATGAACTGCCTAGCCCATATGTTGATCTACAAGTCCCAGGTTCGCAGCTACCGGGACCTGCCGCTCCGGTTTTTCGAGCTGGGCACGGTCCAGCGCCACGAGAAGTCCGGCGTGCTTCACGGCCTGCTGCGGGTTCGCCAGTTCACCCAGGACGACGCCCATATCCTCTGCCGCCCGGATCAACTCCAGGATGAAATCATCGCCATCCTGCACCTTATCCAGGATGTGATGGGGCTTTTCGGGTTTGAATACGAAGTGGCCTTGAGCACCCGCCCGGAGAAGTCCATCGGCTCGGACGCGGACTGGGAGCGGGCCACCGCGGCCCTGACCAACGCCCTGGAAACCCTGGGGCTGGAATATGCCGTCAACCCCGGCGACGGCGCCTTTTACGGACCAAAGATTGACATCAAGCTCAAGGATGCCCTAGATCGCCGCTGGCAATGCTCCACGATTCAGTGCGACTTCACCCTGCCGGAACGCTTCGACCTGTACTACACCGGTCAGGACGGCAATCGGCACCGACCGGTCATGCTCCACCGGGTGATCCTGGGAGCCCTGGAACGGTTCCTGGGGATTCTCGTTGAGCACTACGCCGGAGCGTTTCCGGTTTGGTTGGCCCCGGTCCAGGCTCGGATTCTCACGGTCACGGACGCCCAGAACCCCTGGGCCGAAGAGTGCGTCCGGCGGTTGCAAGCCGAGGGATTCCGGGTGGAAACCGATTTGCGCAATGAAAAACTGGGCTATAAGGTCCGCGAAGCCCAGATGCAAAAAATCCCGTTCATGCTCGTGATCGGCGAACGGGAGGCCCAGTCCCAAGCCGTGAACGTCCGCACCAGGACCGGTGAGAATCGCGGCGAGCAGTCTCTGGGTCAGTTCGCGGCCATGATCAGGGACGAGTCCAGTGAACCTTTCAAACGCGGAGGAATGCCCTATTACCTCGGTTAA
- a CDS encoding LytR/AlgR family response regulator transcription factor yields MSELRVLLIHPDPQLRHELRRQLREVDGVKVLGEAVSAFEAMELLEGVGYHAFFLGVELPDGVSGLELAQILGQRKRRPAMVFLAADEAHAFKAFELGATDYLLWPCTDERLKRTLARLRRLPADAHIAEPEGNSRQAVDFGGDEETLQIAMGEEEEDNFLKALRQAWDYNQTRPVEIEKLPITLDGRVILVPYSQIVFVEAYEDYSFVHTNQDKYLTSFRLKYLEDRLRSHRFFRVHRKFLVNLELVTEIASLPGSNFMLRTTGKKRIELPVSRRRIADLKQILGL; encoded by the coding sequence ATGAGCGAACTCCGCGTATTGCTGATCCATCCCGATCCCCAGTTGCGCCATGAATTGCGGCGGCAACTGCGCGAAGTGGACGGGGTGAAGGTGCTGGGGGAGGCTGTTTCCGCATTTGAGGCCATGGAACTGTTGGAAGGGGTCGGCTACCATGCCTTTTTCCTGGGAGTGGAGCTGCCGGACGGAGTCAGCGGCCTGGAACTTGCCCAGATTCTCGGGCAGCGCAAGCGTCGTCCAGCCATGGTCTTTTTGGCCGCGGACGAAGCCCACGCCTTCAAGGCCTTTGAACTGGGGGCCACGGACTACCTGCTCTGGCCATGCACCGACGAGCGGCTGAAGCGCACGTTGGCCCGGCTGCGTCGACTCCCGGCCGACGCGCATATCGCCGAGCCCGAGGGCAACTCCAGGCAAGCCGTGGATTTCGGGGGCGACGAGGAAACCTTGCAGATCGCCATGGGCGAGGAGGAAGAAGACAATTTCCTCAAGGCATTGCGCCAAGCCTGGGATTATAACCAGACTCGTCCGGTGGAGATCGAGAAGTTGCCCATAACCCTGGATGGTCGTGTGATTCTGGTGCCCTATAGCCAGATCGTCTTTGTTGAAGCCTACGAAGACTACAGTTTCGTGCATACCAATCAGGACAAATACCTGACCTCGTTCCGTTTAAAGTATTTGGAGGACCGTTTGCGCTCGCACCGTTTCTTTCGAGTGCATCGTAAGTTTCTGGTCAACCTGGAACTGGTTACGGAAATCGCCTCTCTGCCGGGCAGCAACTTCATGCTCCGAACCACGGGAAAAAAGCGCATCGAGCTGCCGGTCAGCCGCCGTCGCATCGCGGATTTGAAGCAGATTCTCGGCCTCTGA
- a CDS encoding glutamate-5-semialdehyde dehydrogenase — MTKDLQGRMNRLARDARDAARLTANAEGRRKDEVLRELARLLRDRAGQVLEANQKDVDAALAAGLDAARVDRLRITEATVEAMAQACLEVMAQTDPVGEIESMWQRPNGLRFGRMRVPLGVVMMIYESRPNVTIEAAILTLKAGNAAILRGGSEAFHSNQVLAELIAEALRAAGLPEAAVQLVPVTDREAVRHLLKLDEFIDVVIPRGGESLIRAVADQATMPVLKHYKGVCHIYVDQGADLDKALEIVFNSKVQRCGVCNALECLLVHQDEARIFLPKVAERLGAAEVRFKACPESLPLLKSKADADPAEEGDWGREFLALVLAVRVVRDMDQALEHIALYGSNHTEAILTRDHDRAMRFLREADASLVLVNASTRFNDGGQLGLGAEIGISTSKLHAYGPMGVRELTGVKFVGLGQGQVRE; from the coding sequence ATGACGAAAGATCTTCAGGGCCGGATGAATCGGCTGGCCCGGGATGCCCGTGACGCGGCCAGGCTGACGGCCAACGCCGAAGGCAGACGCAAGGACGAGGTGCTTCGGGAGCTGGCCCGGCTGTTGCGGGACCGGGCCGGGCAGGTGCTGGAAGCCAACCAGAAGGACGTGGACGCGGCCCTGGCCGCCGGGTTGGACGCGGCCAGGGTGGACCGGCTGCGGATAACTGAGGCGACCGTCGAGGCCATGGCCCAGGCCTGCCTGGAGGTCATGGCCCAAACTGATCCGGTGGGCGAGATCGAAAGCATGTGGCAGCGGCCCAATGGGCTGCGGTTCGGGCGGATGCGCGTGCCCCTGGGCGTGGTGATGATGATCTACGAATCTCGGCCCAACGTAACCATCGAGGCGGCCATCCTGACCCTTAAGGCCGGCAATGCGGCCATCCTGCGGGGCGGTTCCGAGGCCTTCCATTCCAATCAAGTCCTAGCCGAGTTGATCGCGGAGGCGCTGCGGGCCGCCGGGCTGCCGGAGGCCGCGGTCCAACTGGTGCCGGTCACGGACCGGGAGGCTGTGAGGCATTTGCTGAAGCTGGACGAGTTCATCGACGTGGTCATTCCACGCGGCGGCGAGTCCCTGATTCGGGCCGTGGCCGACCAGGCCACCATGCCCGTGTTGAAGCATTATAAAGGTGTGTGCCACATATACGTGGACCAGGGCGCGGACCTGGACAAGGCTCTGGAGATCGTCTTCAACTCCAAAGTGCAGCGCTGCGGGGTGTGTAACGCTTTGGAATGTTTGCTGGTGCACCAGGACGAGGCGCGAATCTTCCTGCCCAAGGTCGCGGAACGTCTGGGGGCCGCGGAGGTGCGTTTCAAGGCCTGCCCGGAAAGCCTGCCCCTGCTCAAGTCCAAGGCCGATGCCGACCCAGCCGAGGAAGGCGACTGGGGTAGGGAGTTTCTGGCCCTGGTCCTGGCCGTGCGGGTGGTCCGGGACATGGATCAGGCCCTGGAGCACATCGCCCTTTACGGCTCCAACCATACCGAGGCCATCCTCACCAGAGACCATGACCGGGCCATGCGCTTTCTGCGCGAGGCCGACGCCTCCCTGGTCCTGGTGAACGCCTCCACCCGGTTCAACGACGGCGGTCAGCTCGGCCTGGGCGCGGAAATCGGGATCAGCACGTCCAAGCTGCACGCTTACGGTCCCATGGGAGTTCGGGAACTGAC
- the acs gene encoding acetate--CoA ligase, whose translation MSQDGALETLLHEDRVFRPLPQMVIEANANPQTLENARRQAVDDPLAYWEEAAKELEWFRKWDKVLDDSDAPFYKWFTGAKCNIVHNALDRHIKTANKNKLAIIWEGEAGDSRKMTYFELYRAVNKFANALRSLGVQKGDRVLLYMPPLPETVIAMLATAKVGAIHSMVFAGFSAKAMRDRIEDAQPKIIVTADGFYRNGRAVHLKSIVDEALMGPVCDCVETVVVVHRANVQVEMQEARDLWYEELVRAESSESPTESMDSEDMLFLLYSSGTTGKPKGIVHTHGGYQVGINRTLNWVFDIKPTDIFWCTADAGWITGHSYVVYGPLIAGTTTVIFEGHPLYPQADRVWDLIAKYGVTILYTAPTLVRMLMRFGTQYPKKHDLSSLRILGSVGEPINPEAWVWLYKNIGRSECPLVDTWWQTETGSIMISPLPVSVLKPGSCTKPLPAIDADVVDEKGNPVPPGKGGLLIIRKPWPSMVRTLYKDPERYKKTYWEKIPGVYLAGDMARKDEDGYIWIQGRSDDVMNIAGHRLGSAELESALVAHKAVAEAAAIGIPDKIKGEVAKAFVTLKEGFEGSDDLVKELKVHIRNELGPVAIVKTIEFREKLPKTRSGKIMRRVLKAEELGQEVGDTSTLED comes from the coding sequence ATGTCACAAGACGGCGCTCTGGAAACCTTGCTTCACGAGGATCGCGTCTTTCGGCCTTTGCCGCAGATGGTCATCGAGGCCAATGCCAATCCCCAAACCCTGGAAAACGCCCGCAGACAGGCCGTGGACGACCCTTTGGCCTACTGGGAGGAGGCCGCCAAAGAGCTGGAGTGGTTCCGGAAGTGGGACAAGGTTCTGGATGACAGCGACGCCCCGTTCTACAAATGGTTCACCGGAGCCAAGTGCAACATCGTCCACAACGCTCTGGACCGGCACATCAAGACGGCGAACAAGAACAAATTGGCCATTATCTGGGAAGGCGAGGCCGGTGATTCCCGGAAAATGACCTATTTCGAATTGTACCGGGCGGTAAACAAATTTGCCAACGCTCTCCGCTCCCTGGGCGTCCAGAAGGGCGATCGGGTTCTTTTGTACATGCCCCCTTTGCCGGAAACCGTGATCGCCATGCTGGCCACGGCCAAGGTCGGAGCCATCCACAGCATGGTCTTCGCCGGTTTTTCGGCCAAGGCCATGCGCGATCGGATTGAGGACGCCCAGCCTAAGATTATCGTCACCGCTGACGGGTTTTACCGCAACGGTCGGGCCGTGCATCTGAAGTCCATCGTCGACGAGGCCCTGATGGGGCCTGTCTGCGACTGCGTGGAAACCGTGGTGGTCGTGCATCGGGCCAACGTCCAGGTGGAAATGCAGGAAGCCCGCGACCTCTGGTACGAGGAATTGGTCCGGGCGGAAAGCTCCGAATCGCCGACCGAGTCCATGGACTCCGAGGACATGCTTTTTCTGCTCTACAGTTCCGGGACCACGGGAAAACCCAAGGGTATCGTGCATACCCACGGCGGCTACCAGGTGGGCATCAACCGCACCCTGAACTGGGTCTTTGACATTAAGCCCACGGACATCTTCTGGTGCACCGCGGACGCCGGCTGGATCACCGGGCACAGCTACGTGGTTTACGGACCGCTCATCGCCGGAACCACCACGGTCATCTTTGAGGGCCATCCGCTCTATCCCCAGGCCGATCGGGTCTGGGACCTGATCGCCAAGTACGGCGTAACCATCCTCTACACCGCGCCGACCCTGGTCCGAATGCTGATGCGCTTCGGCACCCAGTATCCCAAGAAGCACGACCTGTCCTCGCTGCGCATCCTCGGCTCGGTGGGTGAGCCCATCAACCCCGAAGCCTGGGTCTGGCTGTACAAGAACATCGGCCGCTCCGAGTGCCCGCTGGTGGACACCTGGTGGCAGACCGAGACCGGCTCGATCATGATCAGTCCGCTCCCGGTCAGCGTGCTCAAGCCGGGCTCCTGCACCAAACCGTTGCCGGCCATCGATGCGGACGTGGTGGACGAAAAGGGCAACCCCGTGCCTCCGGGCAAGGGCGGGCTGCTGATCATCCGCAAGCCCTGGCCGTCCATGGTTCGGACTCTGTACAAGGATCCGGAGCGTTACAAGAAGACATATTGGGAGAAAATTCCCGGCGTGTATCTAGCTGGGGACATGGCTCGCAAGGACGAGGACGGATACATCTGGATCCAGGGCCGCTCGGACGACGTGATGAACATCGCCGGACACCGCCTGGGTTCCGCGGAGCTGGAAAGCGCGTTGGTGGCTCACAAGGCCGTGGCCGAGGCCGCGGCCATCGGCATCCCGGACAAGATCAAGGGCGAGGTGGCCAAGGCCTTCGTTACCCTGAAAGAGGGATTCGAGGGGTCCGACGACCTGGTCAAGGAACTCAAGGTGCATATCCGCAACGAACTCGGCCCCGTGGCCATCGTCAAGACCATCGAGTTCCGGGAAAAACTGCCCAAGACCCGCAGCGGAAAGATCATGCGCCGGGTGCTCAAAGCCGAGGAACTCGGCCAGGAAGTGGGGGATACCTCCACGTTGGAAGACTAG
- a CDS encoding methyl-accepting chemotaxis protein gives MDTSKLAVPAIAIGILAIVGTVLATFLSGASGLTGAITTAAAGLVALFVVGTPLMLQNRALAEASAVLKDLAEGNFQKGTLEASRGAKSLPSLFTALEAVSHALKHEKGLSKGIIEGLPTPFLLVDTKERALFTNQACLDMVQIDGPPKKQLGRTLAEIFYNDPSRQTAVGKAIKTGEVFRNLEVSITGHKGGVRHVLANVCPLYDLDGVCIGGFCLYVDMTTLKTKEAQICEQNEIISKAASQATQVSNSMASAAEELAAQVEQASRGAEQQRDRTGETATAMEEMNATVLEVARNASQAAEASDLSRTKALEGAKVVGESVAAINKVQQQSEELKANLGRLGQQADQIGRIMTVIEDIADQTNLLALNAAIEAARAGDAGRGFAVVADEVRKLAEKTMNATKEVGQAISDIQQGTRTNIDGMDKAAEAVAEATARANASGATLQEILALAEQAADQVRSIATAAEQQSATSEEINRGVEDINRISAETSEVMNQSAQAVSELARMAAELNTVIDGMRAQAKDECPAE, from the coding sequence ATGGATACCTCTAAACTTGCCGTTCCAGCCATTGCGATCGGCATCCTAGCCATTGTCGGCACCGTGCTCGCCACGTTTTTGAGCGGTGCGTCCGGACTCACCGGAGCCATCACGACGGCCGCGGCCGGTCTTGTCGCCCTGTTCGTCGTGGGGACGCCGCTGATGCTCCAGAACCGCGCGCTGGCCGAGGCATCCGCCGTGCTGAAAGATCTCGCTGAAGGGAATTTTCAGAAGGGCACTTTGGAGGCCAGCCGGGGAGCGAAGAGCCTGCCAAGCCTGTTCACGGCCCTGGAGGCCGTGTCCCATGCCTTGAAGCACGAAAAGGGTCTGAGCAAGGGGATTATCGAAGGACTGCCCACGCCGTTTCTGCTGGTGGACACCAAGGAACGGGCCTTGTTTACGAACCAGGCCTGTCTGGACATGGTTCAGATCGACGGCCCGCCGAAAAAACAGCTTGGCCGGACTCTGGCGGAAATCTTCTATAACGACCCCTCACGCCAGACCGCCGTGGGCAAGGCCATCAAGACCGGCGAGGTCTTTCGCAACCTGGAAGTGAGCATTACCGGACATAAAGGCGGGGTGCGCCACGTCCTGGCCAACGTCTGCCCCTTGTACGATCTGGACGGCGTCTGCATCGGCGGCTTCTGCCTCTACGTGGACATGACCACCCTGAAAACCAAGGAAGCTCAAATCTGCGAGCAGAACGAGATCATCTCCAAGGCGGCATCACAGGCCACCCAGGTCTCCAACTCCATGGCCTCGGCCGCCGAAGAGTTGGCCGCCCAGGTGGAGCAGGCCAGCCGGGGCGCGGAGCAGCAGCGGGACCGGACCGGCGAGACGGCCACGGCCATGGAGGAAATGAACGCCACGGTCTTGGAAGTGGCCAGAAACGCCTCCCAGGCCGCCGAAGCTTCGGACCTGTCTCGGACCAAGGCCCTGGAGGGCGCGAAAGTGGTGGGCGAATCCGTGGCGGCCATCAACAAAGTCCAGCAACAGTCCGAGGAACTGAAGGCCAACCTCGGCCGGCTGGGGCAACAGGCCGACCAGATCGGTCGAATTATGACCGTGATCGAGGACATCGCGGACCAGACCAACCTCCTGGCCCTGAACGCGGCCATCGAGGCGGCTCGGGCCGGTGACGCGGGACGCGGATTCGCCGTGGTGGCCGACGAAGTGCGCAAGCTGGCGGAAAAGACCATGAACGCCACCAAGGAGGTCGGGCAAGCCATCTCGGACATTCAGCAAGGAACCAGGACCAATATCGACGGCATGGACAAGGCCGCCGAGGCGGTCGCCGAGGCCACGGCTCGGGCCAACGCCTCCGGCGCGACCCTGCAGGAAATCCTGGCCCTGGCCGAACAGGCCGCGGACCAGGTCCGCTCCATCGCCACCGCCGCGGAACAGCAGTCCGCCACCAGTGAGGAGATCAACCGCGGAGTGGAGGACATCAACCGAATCTCCGCGGAAACCAGCGAAGTCATGAACCAATCCGCCCAGGCCGTCTCCGAACTGGCCCGGATGGCCGCCGAATTGAACACGGTCATCGATGGAATGCGGGCCCAGGCGAAAGACGAGTGCCCGGCGGAGTGA
- the infC gene encoding translation initiation factor IF-3, which yields MNLSNAEECPITSVKRTRCNKQIRAQEVRVIGEDGKQVGILPLAEALQYAESQGVDLVEVSPEASPPVCRVMDFGKYKYELQKKQQEGRKKQTLIQLKEIKFRPKTDDHDFETKLKHIRRFLEAGDKCKVTVAFRGREMMHRDRGEMVLKRVLEELGEEAKIDQQPSMEGRTMNMVLSAVEKKK from the coding sequence GTGAACCTTTCAAACGCGGAGGAATGCCCTATTACCTCGGTTAAACGTACCCGCTGCAACAAGCAGATCCGGGCTCAAGAAGTTCGAGTCATCGGGGAGGACGGCAAGCAGGTTGGAATTCTGCCTCTGGCCGAGGCTCTCCAGTACGCGGAAAGTCAGGGAGTTGACTTGGTTGAAGTTTCTCCGGAAGCTAGTCCTCCGGTCTGTCGGGTCATGGATTTCGGAAAATACAAGTACGAACTGCAAAAAAAGCAGCAGGAAGGCCGAAAAAAGCAGACCCTGATCCAGCTCAAGGAAATCAAGTTCCGCCCCAAGACGGACGATCACGACTTTGAAACCAAGCTCAAGCACATCCGCCGCTTCCTGGAGGCCGGCGACAAGTGCAAGGTCACCGTGGCCTTTCGGGGACGGGAAATGATGCACCGCGACCGCGGTGAAATGGTGTTGAAGCGGGTCTTGGAAGAACTGGGCGAAGAGGCCAAGATCGACCAACAGCCGTCCATGGAAGGACGTACCATGAATATGGTGCTCAGTGCCGTGGAAAAGAAAAAGTAG
- the rpmI gene encoding 50S ribosomal protein L35, producing the protein MPKMKTRKSAAKRFKLTGSGKIKRRKAFMSHILTKKSPKRKRQLGKDTILAPANVKSVRKMIPFAK; encoded by the coding sequence ATGCCGAAAATGAAGACTCGGAAAAGCGCCGCCAAGCGGTTCAAGTTGACCGGCTCCGGAAAAATCAAGCGCCGCAAGGCCTTCATGAGCCATATTCTGACCAAGAAAAGTCCGAAACGAAAACGACAGTTAGGCAAGGACACCATCCTCGCGCCGGCCAATGTGAAGTCCGTGCGCAAGATGATCCCTTTTGCGAAATAG